GCGGTTCTGCGAGACATGCATAATGTCCAGAGCGGCTGGAATATTGCCCTGCACTGATTCCAGTAGCTGGGTGAGCCAGGCGCCCTCGTTGCTGAAACCCATGGCCATCATGGCATGGATCGAGGCATTAATGCGTTCATCTAAAAAACAGAGGAATAATTAATGGGAAGCTCGGAAGGATTCTTTTGCCAACTTACCAGTGTGGTAGACGGGCACGCTGCGCTTTTCCTCGGGGGCCGCTGGTGAGGTGCCGATGCTGCTGGTGGCCACCGATGTGGTCGAGGTCGCCGTACTGACGGTATCCACCTGGGAGGTCTGGGTGTTGGCCGTAGCCTGCTCCACGCGAGCCTCCTCGTTGATGTGCTGACGCAGGAGTTCGCCCAGCTGACCAAAATCACGCACTGGCTGCTCAGGAGCAGCGGTGGGATTGGTCGACTCCAGATTGATCAGGTTGGTGTTGTTCGCTGAGTAAGCGTTGTCGATAACCTGCCAATCCTGGTCCAAGCTGTCCGAGCGACGTCTGTCCTCCTCGTTGTTGGTCACCGACACTTGTGCAGCTTCAGTTGGCTTGGGAATCAATGGCTCCGTCTCAAGGGGAGCATCAGAAATAGATCCAGAAATCGAGGAAGTTTTTGAGTGGCTAGCAGATGGGGCATTCGAAGGATTAGCCGAAGGAACAACTGAGGGAGCAACTGAGGTAGCAGCTGAAGGAGCAGCTGAAGGAGCAGCAGACTGGCTGGCTGAAGAAGCCGCCGACTGGCCACTGGATTGGGCCTTTTCCTCTGGTTTCTTGGCCTCGCTGGTGGAAGTCATTGGGGGAGCAAAAATTCCCGAATCACCCGCCTCAGTGGGATCGATCATCTTGGCAAACATTTCGCTGAAATTGTTTAGGATTTCGATGCCAGCGCGCATGTATTCGGGTGGCACCATCTGGGAAAGACTCTCCAGGTTAATCACTGGAGTAGTGGGCTCCGAGGAGCGTGGAGCAGTAACTGGATCCTCCGTGGGAGGAGTCGAAGTTGGCGTAATGTTAATCTTCTTCGGTTCAGTTGGCTTGGCCTCAGTTTCGGCTGCCTTTTGAGCGGTAACAGTGGGCTCAGCTTGCGGAGCACTTGGTGATGGCTCTGCAGCCTTGGGCTTCTCCGGTTCAGTCGGCGCGGTGCCCGTTGTCTCGTTCAGCGGCAAATTGGTCATCATCTCCACAAACTGGGACAAGACACCGCCGTGGCGACGGGAGTGACGACGCTCGCGGCGACTGTCCCTGGAGATCTCGGGAGCCGGAGCGGACTGGGTGGTCTCCTGGAAGGGGCAGTGACCCCTGGAGCGGCGGCCACAACGGCGTCCGCTCCATGGATTCGGTCCGGTAAGCCAGGCATCCACCATAGTGGGTCCATTGTTGGTCGGCATGCGCACCATCATGTGCTCGGGATGCTTGTGGGCTGCCTCGCATTTCTGGCAAAGATCATAGTTGCTGCACTGGATGCACTTGTAGCGGAAGCCAACTATTGGGGCCAAGCCGCAGCCATCGCACTCAACGGAGTCGTGGATGGTGAAATTGCTCGGATCGTCGGCGGATGGAGCGCCAGCGTTAGTCGACGATTCCTGCTGCTTGGAGACCTTCGTTTCCTCCTCAACGGTCACCAATGGAGCCACCTGCACATGCATATTGGCCTCGCACTTGGCCAGGAAAATCTCATAGTCGTTTTGGTTGACAATTTCGATTTCATCGTTGTCCGTATCTGAAAATGTCGAAAAAGAAACGAAGGCAACAATAATCATGAGTCATTGTAGGTTTGCTTTTGTTATCATAGGTTTTTTAAAGGTGAATCACAGAGAGAACTAGCTAGACAAATTCGCTATAGTTGCGGATTTATAGGCATTACCaatctgttttaattttttatgaaatggTTATAAAGAAGTTGCTTTCCatgcaatttttgtttttttgtatctgtTTTCACAAGTTACTATTTAATAtaggttttaataaaataattttataaaatatcttctttataaaaaaacatttaatcatttgtacattttttgtttgtgcagttaataacttttaaaaaatgtaacaaatcATTTAATCTTGAAAAGACCATATAccatactttaaaattaatttttaggaacaaatacattttgagttgaccattttttttttaatttacaacttTGATTCAGCATTTTAAATCACCATAGAAATTCTAACATACTTTTGTAATTGATAAGCCTGAAATACAGTAATACTAGGGTAACCCCCTTACAAGTGAATTTGGCTATTTTTTAACGCGAACAAAATAGATTTCAAAGCCAAATCGTCAGCACTACTTTGTCGGATGCAGTTATATgtacacacatacatatgtgtttacatatatgtaagaCAATGTTGCAATTTTTGAGACCCGAATCAAATTGTCTAACATTCAGCCCCATTAACAGTTGTTTGTCAAACTCACCGATCCAGAAGGTCCTAAAATCGCATTTGGGAAGCTGACGTTCCAGGAAAAGATACAGCTCGATTTCGCGACGCAATATGGTGTAATTCTGGGAGGGCATACGtaaatatgcatttattttcttttgggGTCCAGCAACTGCGGCGCCCTGGTATGTGATTTTCAGCAACTTCTCAGGCATTTTCGCAATATTCTCTTTAGTTtcgttgaatttaattgattctGTAGTTTGTGCCGACGcgttttatttcttgtttgaCTTGTTGCAGTGAATTTATGTGACAGAATAGCAAAAATTTTGGAGCTCTGTGGACTACTGCGTCGTAGTTGTTTGGGCGTTCGATTGTGTATACAAGTGCAGCTGAGCGGCGGCAGGTTTATATACCATTCAAAACTAGTCACTGGAATGTTCTTGAAACGTTGAGGCTCTGCAAATATTGCAAATCACGGTCCTAACTGCTAAACCGTACAAGTTGATCTATCCCTAAAATTGTGTAGTAATGCCAAAGCTGGTCTTTGAcaaagaataataatattttggttaTCGATAAGTGTGAATATTTTTATGCCTTTTGTATCCGTGATTAAGGGAAGTCACCacttttggtattttttattactaaacCAATGATGTTCACACTTTGCTGCAAATGcacattttttgaatttgtatatataactAGAAATGAGAATCTTGATAATTGGGAAATAATAAGTTAATTGTGTGATAACTACTGTTAGTTATACACAGACTAGCAAATATGATAACTATTTACTGAACAAAacctattttttgttttgtttgtttttgtttccaCTTCTTTCAGAAGTGGaaagtaaactaaaaaaaaaataccatagCCGTGGAAACCTGCTATTACGACCAacggatatttaaatttgaagcagtttttattttgaatatgtaATCCAAAAACTTACAACTTATTGTTTGAcatattttctaaatataCAATCTCAGGCCTTTGAAGTTTTTAGCATCTTTAGCAACTGGAACAGTTGAGATGGAGTCCTGGAAGAGTATAGTATAATAATTAGAATTA
This genomic stretch from Drosophila gunungcola strain Sukarami unplaced genomic scaffold, Dgunungcola_SK_2 000001F, whole genome shotgun sequence harbors:
- the LOC128263375 gene encoding protein ref(2)P, with the protein product MPEKLLKITYQGAAVAGPQKKINAYLRMPSQNYTILRREIELYLFLERQLPKCDFRTFWIDTDNDEIEIVNQNDYEIFLAKCEANMHVQVAPLVTVEEETKVSKQQESSTNAGAPSADDPSNFTIHDSVECDGCGLAPIVGFRYKCIQCSNYDLCQKCEAAHKHPEHMMVRMPTNNGPTMVDAWLTGPNPWSGRRCGRRSRGHCPFQETTQSAPAPEISRDSRRERRHSRRHGGVLSQFVEMMTNLPLNETTGTAPTEPEKPKAAEPSPSAPQAEPTVTAQKAAETEAKPTEPKKINITPTSTPPTEDPVTAPRSSEPTTPVINLESLSQMVPPEYMRAGIEILNNFSEMFAKMIDPTEAGDSGIFAPPMTSTSEAKKPEEKAQSSGQSAASSASQSAAPSAAPSAATSVAPSVVPSANPSNAPSASHSKTSSISGSISDAPLETEPLIPKPTEAAQVSVTNNEEDRRRSDSLDQDWQVIDNAYSANNTNLINLESTNPTAAPEQPVRDFGQLGELLRQHINEEARVEQATANTQTSQVDTVSTATSTTSVATSSIGTSPAAPEEKRSVPVYHTDERINASIHAMMAMGFSNEGAWLTQLLESVQGNIPAALDIMHVSQNRN